A DNA window from Caldanaerobius fijiensis DSM 17918 contains the following coding sequences:
- a CDS encoding AzlD domain-containing protein, with product MNYKFLYIVIGMSVVTYIPRVLPAIGLSRIKLPDWFLLFLEYIPVSVLAALLIPSILVQNKKVDVVNPYFLASIPTVAVAYKSKNIFIPIIVGLLSYLVISKVILP from the coding sequence ATGAACTATAAATTTTTATACATCGTAATAGGTATGTCTGTGGTTACATATATACCCAGGGTACTTCCCGCTATTGGCCTTTCCAGGATTAAACTGCCTGACTGGTTTTTACTATTTCTTGAATACATACCGGTATCTGTTTTAGCAGCTCTCTTAATACCTTCTATACTGGTACAAAATAAAAAAGTAGACGTGGTAAATCCCTATTTCCTTGCATCAATTCCAACTGTTGCCGTTGCATATAAATCAAAAAATATCTTTATACCAATTATTGTAGGGCTTTTAAGTTATTTGGTTATTTCTAAGGTTATTTTGCCATAG
- a CDS encoding Gfo/Idh/MocA family protein has product MRMARIGLVGINGFGRTHLNTIEKLERKYIEFKAFSEINYEKNKSEIEKLKSKGAHYYMDYREMLNSEEDLDFVVLSTPIHLHSPMAIQAMEKGFNVLLEKPPSVTIQDVDRIIEVSKKTGKVCAVDFQNTSGKAFRKLLDYVAEGRFGSLKSLVGIGRWERDESYYRRTPWAGKLMFDGNYVLDGTINNPLSHLLNNLLILAGVSCHNGGVPAEVTAELYHGHKIESEDTACVRIITEAGIEILSYTTLCSPQGETPFIVLEGTKGSAYWAYNNELKIKFCDGSDENFDFGPEDLFENMYINMIKSLFQNNKLYCPVELTRNFVLASNGAFESSDSIKEIPDDYLIINKEGESVVTYIKDISDIIDRASSEKKLFSEVGVPWALKSMPFKLNGYKEFKKYKREGGNLG; this is encoded by the coding sequence ATGCGAATGGCCAGGATTGGACTTGTTGGCATAAACGGTTTTGGGAGGACTCATTTAAATACCATAGAAAAACTCGAGAGGAAATATATTGAGTTTAAAGCCTTTTCAGAGATTAACTATGAAAAAAACAAAAGCGAGATAGAGAAATTGAAGTCAAAGGGCGCACATTATTACATGGACTACAGAGAGATGTTGAATAGTGAAGAAGATCTTGATTTTGTGGTATTGTCCACTCCAATTCATCTGCACAGCCCCATGGCTATTCAGGCTATGGAAAAGGGATTTAATGTGCTCTTAGAAAAACCGCCTTCTGTGACAATTCAAGATGTCGATAGGATAATTGAAGTCAGCAAAAAAACAGGTAAGGTTTGTGCAGTAGATTTTCAGAATACCTCAGGTAAAGCCTTTAGAAAACTTTTAGATTACGTGGCTGAAGGACGTTTTGGCAGCCTAAAAAGCCTTGTGGGCATAGGAAGGTGGGAAAGAGATGAATCGTATTATCGGAGGACGCCATGGGCCGGTAAGCTGATGTTTGATGGCAATTATGTTCTCGATGGTACCATTAATAATCCGCTGTCTCATCTTTTAAATAACCTGCTTATACTGGCTGGAGTTTCATGCCATAATGGCGGTGTTCCAGCAGAGGTGACGGCTGAACTGTACCATGGGCACAAAATTGAAAGCGAAGATACAGCGTGTGTGCGCATAATTACTGAGGCCGGAATTGAAATTCTTAGTTATACGACATTGTGCAGTCCCCAGGGAGAGACGCCTTTTATAGTCCTTGAAGGTACTAAAGGCAGTGCATACTGGGCTTACAATAATGAGCTGAAGATAAAATTTTGCGATGGGTCTGACGAGAACTTTGATTTTGGCCCTGAAGATTTGTTTGAAAACATGTATATAAACATGATAAAATCATTATTTCAAAATAATAAACTTTATTGCCCTGTGGAACTTACGCGAAATTTTGTTCTGGCATCTAATGGGGCTTTTGAGTCTTCTGACAGTATCAAAGAAATTCCCGATGATTATTTGATAATTAATAAAGAAGGAGAAAGTGTTGTTACCTACATAAAAGATATTAGCGATATTATAGACCGGGCAAGTTCTGAAAAAAAGCTGTTCTCTGAGGTTGGGGTTCCATGGGCTTTAAAATCCATGCCTTTCAAGTTAAATGGTTATAAAGAATTTAAAAAATACAAAAGAGAAGGTGGTAACCTTGGATAA
- a CDS encoding AzlC family ABC transporter permease, with amino-acid sequence MSHKNLYYKGFKSALPIVLGYLPLGFAYGVLGIKSGLSILDVIIFSLLCYAGSAQFIGVNLWSLGADPISMIITIFIVNLRHLLYSTSLSQYFKNISTVHIPILSFFITDESYAVSITDFNNGIKPEKNYLYQLFLTSYLSWVMSSALGALFGAKIGGKLDLGLDFALPAMYIALLFMQLNNSKKTIIAIISGLLSLWFYFIIPGNLNIIIAAIIGSLLGVILNEL; translated from the coding sequence TTGTCGCATAAAAACTTATACTACAAAGGGTTTAAAAGCGCATTACCCATAGTCCTTGGGTATCTGCCACTGGGTTTCGCCTACGGTGTACTAGGAATTAAAAGCGGTCTATCCATTCTTGATGTGATCATTTTTTCGCTTCTATGCTATGCAGGATCTGCACAGTTTATAGGAGTAAACCTATGGTCATTAGGCGCCGATCCAATTTCTATGATTATCACAATATTTATAGTTAATTTAAGGCATCTTTTGTATAGTACATCATTATCACAATATTTTAAAAACATCAGCACTGTACATATTCCCATACTGTCCTTTTTTATCACCGACGAATCATACGCCGTTTCCATTACTGACTTTAACAATGGCATTAAGCCTGAAAAAAACTACTTATACCAGTTGTTTTTGACATCTTACCTTTCCTGGGTAATGTCATCGGCACTGGGAGCATTGTTTGGAGCAAAAATAGGAGGTAAGCTGGATTTAGGACTAGATTTTGCTCTTCCAGCTATGTATATAGCACTTTTATTTATGCAGCTTAATAACTCAAAAAAAACCATAATAGCTATCATCTCAGGGCTGTTATCGCTATGGTTTTATTTCATCATTCCAGGAAATCTCAATATAATAATAGCTGCAATTATAGGTTCTCTTTTGGGGGTGATATTAAATGAACTATAA